In a single window of the Rhinolophus ferrumequinum isolate MPI-CBG mRhiFer1 chromosome 21, mRhiFer1_v1.p, whole genome shotgun sequence genome:
- the NT5C gene encoding 5'(3')-deoxyribonucleotidase, cytosolic type, translating into MAARRARPVRVLVDMDGVLADFEAGLLRAFQRRFPGEPHVPLEERRGFFAQEQYRALRPDLADKVASVYEAPGFFLDLEPIPGALEAMREMNAMQDTEVFICTSPLKKYDHCVGEKFRWVEKHLGPQFVERIILTRDKTVVSGDLLIDDKDTIRGQEETPSWEHILFTCCHNQHLALPPTRRRLLSWSDNWREIIGSKRGAVQQDRSGLGPLQE; encoded by the exons ATGGCGGCGCGGCGCGCGCGGCCCGTGAGGGTGCTGGTGGATATGGACGGCGTGCTGGCCGACTTCGAGGCCGGCCTCCTGCGGGCTTTCCAGCGCCGTTTCCCCGGGGAGCCGCACGTGCCGCTGGAGGAGCGCCGCGGCTTCTTTGCTCAGGAGCAGTACAGAGCCCTGCGGCCGGACCTGGCG GACAAAGTGGCCAGTGTGTATGAAGCCCCAGGCTTTTTCCTAGACTTGGAGCCCATCCCTGGAGCCTTGGAAGCCATGCGGGAGATGAACGCCATGCAGGa CACCGAGGTCTTCATCTGCACCAGCCCTCTGAAGAAGTATGACCACTGTGTGGGCGAGAAG TTTCGCTGGGTGGAAAAGCACCTGGGGCCCCAGTTTGTGGAGCGCATTATCCTGACGAGGGACAAGACGGTGGTCTCGGGGGACCTGCTCATCGACGACAAGGACACCATTCGAG GCCAAGAGGAGACCCCAAGCTGGGAGCACATCTTATTCACCTGCTGCCACAACCAGCACCTGGCCCTGCCCCCGACAAGGAGACGGCTGCTCTCCTGGAGCGACAACTGGAGGGAAATCATAGGAAGCAAGCGGGGAGCAGTGCAGCAGGACCGATCGGGCCTAGGGCCTCTCCAGGAATAA